Proteins co-encoded in one Brassica rapa cultivar Chiifu-401-42 chromosome A02, CAAS_Brap_v3.01, whole genome shotgun sequence genomic window:
- the LOC103853493 gene encoding AT-hook motif nuclear-localized protein 1: MVLEMESTGEVRSTAGNGGGITVVGSDSPSDFHIAARSESSNPSPKCVAPPLPQSHHTNQLAIVAPPPQISMAATTMMEGISGVPMKKKRGRPRKYGPEGAVVALSPKPISSAPAPSHPLPASSHVIDFSASEKRSKMKPTNSFNRTKFHHQVENLGEWVPCSVGGNFTPHVIAVNAGEDVTMKIISFSQQGPRAICVLSANGVISSVTLRQHDSSGGTLTYEGRFEILSLSGSFMPNDIGGTRSRTGGMSISLASPDGRVVGGGVAGLLVAASPVQVVVGSFIAGKDQEDH; encoded by the exons ATGGTTTTAGAGATGGAGTCTACCGGCGAAGTTAGATCAACGGCCGGTAACGGCGGCGGTATCACGGTTGTGGGATCCGACTCGCCGTCAGATTTTCACATAGCTGCGAGATCAGAAAGCTCAAATCCATCACCTAAATGCGTCGCTCCTCCACTACCACAGTCCCATCACACGAACCAGCTCGCCATAGTAGCTCCGCCGCCGCAAATTTCTATGGCGGCGACGACGATGATGGAAGGTATCTCCGGCGTACCGATGAAGAAGAAACGTGGACGACCTAGGAAGTACGGTCCAGAGGGAGCAGTTGTGGCGTTATCTCCTAAGCCAATCTCATCGGCGCCGGCACCCTCGCATCCTCTTCCGGCGAGTTCACACGTCATCGATTTCTCCGCCTCTGAAAAACGCAGCAAAATGAAACCAACAAACTCTTTTAACAGAACAAAGTTTCATCACCAAGTCGAGAATTTGG GTGAATGGGTTCCTTGCTCCGTCGGTGGTAATTTCACACCACATGTAATTGCGGTCAACGCCGGTGAG GATGTAACGATGAAGATAATATCGTTTTCTCAACAAGGACCGCGTGCCATTTGTGTTCTATCAGCAAACGGTGTCATTTCAAGTGTAACACTTCGTCAGCATGATTCATCCGGCGGTACATTAACATACGAA GGTCGCTTTGAGATATTATCATTGTCCGGTTCATTCATGCCTAATGACATAGGCGGAACTCGGAGTAGAACAGGAGGAATGAGCATTTCTTTAGCAAGTCCTGACGGGCGCGTAGTAGGCGGTGGTGTTGCCGGTTTACTAGTAGCCGCAAGTCCGGTTCAG GTGGTTGTAGGAAGTTTCATAGCAGGAAAAGATCAGGAAGATCATTAA
- the LOC103853495 gene encoding uncharacterized protein LOC103853495 isoform X3, giving the protein MDRTHQPESTTRPGNTVVLSIDCLKGSSKSDEWSGDMLQTGDIVEEIRIGSGPGSAIFPKLRLFKRRGSHDLSDLSACIVPNDSAGKKQYMLRSIDDPNYTVGFSDRTESDCLGIQASRGSRMVEALVRAKLQDGYVSYPWERRMQEALPISGSSNFLSILFLPKASAYGRAGSRYNDLEDTLARANAWLSCSQANGVPIVFMNIQTESLLTKISGETASATVNTTSLSDLSNLANASLYGFEDYHGVDIGVVRAVRLWYAPLGVELPIEIKLRDDDTKLGFSISRTEEGFIYVSSVTDHDDESAPAARSGLSSLYRDAAKASRRLVVSRVGSQKVLPWMVSSTGAIRCYDTVSLSQKLSLHRHAKVSIVLHVILWDSSATAAFSSPPRSSTHLLFSNETLDSMEFSQLREALPPRQVGDRQVMPLADDEDVFRFERENAGNASFKFQEIPFTNESL; this is encoded by the exons ATGGATCGCACCCACCAACCCGAATCTACGACCCGACCCGGAAACACCGTCGTCCTCTCCATCGACTGTCTTAAAGGAAGCTCCAAAAGCGACGAATGGAGCGGCGATATGCTTCAAACCGGAGACATAGTTGAAGAAATCCGGATCGGTTCAGGACCCGGTTCGGCTATTTTTCCAAAGCTTCGATTGTTTAAAAGACGTGGCTCCCACGATTTATCCGATCTCTCTGCTTGTATTGTTCCTAACGATTCCGCCGGTAAAAAACAGTACATGCTTAGATCCATTGATGACCCGAATTATACAGTCGGGTTCTCGGATCGGACTGAGTCCGATTGCCTCGGTATACAAG CATCAAGAGGATCAAGAATGGTGGAAGCATTGGTGAGAGCAAAGCTTCAAGATGGTTACGTTTCATATCCATGGGAAAGACGAATGCAAGAAGCCTTGCCAATCTCCGGCTCAAGCAACTTCCTCTCCATTCTTTTCCTTCCCAAAGCTTCTG ctTATGGAAGGGCCGGTTCTCGGTATAACGACTTGGAAGACACACTTGCTCGTGCAAATGCTTGGCTAAGTTGTTCACAAGCCAATGGCGTTCCTATCGTCTTCATGAATATTCAGACTGAATCTTTGCTTACCAAG ATATCTGGAGAAACCGCCTCGGCGACAGTTAATACGACATCGCTTTCTGACCTATCGAATCTTGCAAACGCCAGTCTATATGGGTTTGAGGATTATCATGGAGTTGATATAGGTGTGGTTAGAGCAGTTCGGCTTTGGTATGCTCCTCTTGGCGTTGAGTTGCCAATCGAAATCAAACTAAGAGATGATGACACCAAACTAGGGTTCTCCATCAGCCGCACTGAAGAG GGTTTCATTTATGTTTCGTCAGTGACCGACCACGACGACGAGAGTGCACCAGCTGCAAGATCCGGCCTGAGCTCATTATACAGAGACGCAGCCAAAGCTTCGCGTCGTCTGGTGGTTTCACGTGTCGGTAGCCAGAAGGTATTGCCGTGGATGGTTTCATCCACAGGAGCCATTCGCTGCTACGACACCGTTTCGCTCAGCCAGAAACTGTCGCTTCACCGTCACGCAAAGGTTTCCATCGTCCTCCACGTCATTCTCTGGGATTCCTCCGCCACCGCTGCATTCTCCTCACCTCCCAGGAGCAGCACCCACTTGCTGTTTAGTAACGAAACGCTAGATTCGATGGAGTTTTCACAGCTTCGCGAGGCATTGCCACCGCGACAGGTCGGTGACAGACAAGTGATGCCATTGGCGGATGACGAGGATGTGTTCAGGTTTGAACGCGAGAATGCGGGTAATGCTTCGTTCAAGTTCCAAGAGATCCCTTTTACTAACGAGTCCTTGTGA
- the LOC103853495 gene encoding uncharacterized protein LOC103853495 isoform X2: MGQLVKLVVGVWEEVGQRGWLFLEDPTERKHEVMVHENQTYASVLDLVRTRYSVGLETAVTLTYEFPEWMKGPGDLSPPPVDVREDGDVELFMSIRIELPATRLMVTIGNDVVARYLFQRRDNYTVIGSSKGVTSDNTRTYPPRTDVSLYEKTVNVNASRVPGADGSGFWEGMLAQCIVTASQQFLTNVCANEDVTLGGNAALAERMPPTDGYIDSSDGTNSSTASSPHPCEKGDELFESGIIRLAEELPVAPAVANKALAIVEAEPGRKSYSILEYITKGKEKVCNESEEKKKRSYNSGPRSPLMSNPNFPDPIPDADTTDEDSEEEAEKHLFVGQVFMDRTAFKTHMSLYALANKFRFLCRRSEPGKMVLICRGSECKWRVYASKLPGCPQFQIKKLDEGHTCTVDERGDFKRHATSNLIGEMVRNKFGSGGTGPRPGALREFMRTDHHVPISYWKAWKSRELAKERGLGNTADSYRMLPAYLSQLAVANPGSVVAIETAPSEEDLKRFKYLFLSFGASAKGYRYMRKVIVVDGTHLKGKYNGCLLSASAQDANYQIFPIAFAIVDGENDQSWGWFFQKLSSVVSDGYDLVFVSDRHQSIYAGLHKHQEDQEWWKHW, encoded by the exons ATGGGGCAGTTGGTGAAGCTTGTTGTTGGTGTGTGGGAGGAAGTCGGACAACGTGGATGGCTGTTCTTGGAAGATCCGACAGAGCGTAAACATGAAGTCATGGTCCACGAGAACCAGACTTACGCAAGTGTCCTGGATCTTGTAAGAACACGCTACAGTGTTGGCCTGGAAACCGCTGTTACTCTGACCTATGAATTTCCAGAGTGGATGAAGGGACCTGGAGATCTATCACCTCCTCCAGTTGATGTTAGAGAAGATGGGGATGTGGAGCTCTTCATGTCGATCAGGATTGAGCTGCCAGCAACTAGGCTGATGGTTACGATCGGTAACGATGTGGTTGCCCGCTATCTGTTCCAGAGACGTGATAACTACACTGTTATCGGGTCCTCAAAGGGTGTAACCAGTGATAACACACGAACTTACCCGCCTCGAACTGATGTTAGCCTGTACGAGAAGACTGTTAATGTTAATGCATCACGTGTCCCTGGTGCTGATGGGTCGGGGTTCTGGGAAGGAATGCTGGCGCAGTGCATCGTCACGGCAAGCCAGCAATTCCTAACTAATGTCTGCGCAAATGAAGATGTAACTTTGGGGGGGAATGCTGCATTAGCCGAGAGGATGCCTCCAACTGATGGTTACATAGACAGTAGCGATGGGACAAACTCTTCTACAGCTTCTTCGCCTCACCCATGCGAGAAGGGGGATGAGCTATTCGAAAGTGGGATAATCCGTTTGGCAGAGGAACTGCCTGTGGCGCCTGCAGTGGCAAACAAGGCGTTAGCCATTG TTGAGGCCGAACCTGGGAGAAAGTCATATTCCATACTTGAATACATTACGAAGGGGAAAGAGAAAGTGTGCAATGAAAGCGAAGAAAAGAAGAAGCGAAGCTACAATAGCGGACCGCGTAGTCCGTTAATGTCTAACCCAAACTTTCCTGATCCTATTCCAGATGCAGACACGACAGATGAAG ATTCGGAAGAGGAAGCAGAGAAGCATCTTTTTGTTGGGCAGGTTTTCATGGACCGTACGGCTTTCAAGACTCACATGTCTCTCTACGCTTTGGCGAACAAGTTCCGGTTCTTGTGTCGTAGGTCTGAGCCTGGTAAAATGGTGCTGATATGTCGGGGGAGTGAGTGTAAGTGGAGAGTGTATGCCTCTAAGCTTCCGGGGTGTCCTCAGTTCCAAATAAAGAAACTGGATGAGGGACATACCTGCACTGTTGATGAGCGTGGTGATTTCAAGAGGCATGCGACTTCAAACCTAATTGGAGAAATGGTGAGGAACAAGTTTGGCAGTGGTGGTACTGGTCCAAGGCCAGGTGCACTTAGAGAGTTCATGCGAACTGACCATCACGTACCTATATCCTACTGGAAGGCCTGGAAATCGAGAGAGCTAGCCAAGGAGCGTGGACTTGGAAACACAGCGGATTCTTACAGAATGTTGCCTGCCTACTTGTCGCAGCTGGCAGTGGCAAACCCGGGTTCAGTGGTAGCCATCGAAACAGCTCCTTCAGAAGAGGATCTCAAGCGCTTCAAATATCTTTTCCTCTCTTTTGGTGCTTCTGCTAAGGGGTATCGTTACATGCGAAAAGTCATTGTTGTTGATGGGACACACCTTAAGGGGAAATACAATGGATGTCTTCTGAGTGCGAGTGCACAAGATGCCAATTATCAGATCTTTCCCATAGCTTTTGCTATAGTCGATGGAGAAAATGACCAGTCGTGGGGCTGGTTCTTCCAGAAACTATCATCCGTTGTATCTGATGGTTACGATCTCGTTTTCGTCTCGGATAGGCACCAGTCTATATATGCTGGTCTCCACAAG CATCAAGAGGATCAAGAATGGTGGAAGCATTGGTGA
- the LOC103853495 gene encoding uncharacterized protein LOC103853495 isoform X1, which translates to MGQLVKLVVGVWEEVGQRGWLFLEDPTERKHEVMVHENQTYASVLDLVRTRYSVGLETAVTLTYEFPEWMKGPGDLSPPPVDVREDGDVELFMSIRIELPATRLMVTIGNDVVARYLFQRRDNYTVIGSSKGVTSDNTRTYPPRTDVSLYEKTVNVNASRVPGADGSGFWEGMLAQCIVTASQQFLTNVCANEDVTLGGNAALAERMPPTDGYIDSSDGTNSSTASSPHPCEKGDELFESGIIRLAEELPVAPAVANKALAIVEAEPGRKSYSILEYITKGKEKVCNESEEKKKRSYNSGPRSPLMSNPNFPDPIPDADTTDEDSEEEAEKHLFVGQVFMDRTAFKTHMSLYALANKFRFLCRRSEPGKMVLICRGSECKWRVYASKLPGCPQFQIKKLDEGHTCTVDERGDFKRHATSNLIGEMVRNKFGSGGTGPRPGALREFMRTDHHVPISYWKAWKSRELAKERGLGNTADSYRMLPAYLSQLAVANPGSVVAIETAPSEEDLKRFKYLFLSFGASAKGYRYMRKVIVVDGTHLKGKYNGCLLSASAQDANYQIFPIAFAIVDGENDQSWGWFFQKLSSVVSDGYDLVFVSDRHQSIYAGLHKVSNMCGIDTISNTRRGCIGGLAHFNFISKRFAIPRI; encoded by the exons ATGGGGCAGTTGGTGAAGCTTGTTGTTGGTGTGTGGGAGGAAGTCGGACAACGTGGATGGCTGTTCTTGGAAGATCCGACAGAGCGTAAACATGAAGTCATGGTCCACGAGAACCAGACTTACGCAAGTGTCCTGGATCTTGTAAGAACACGCTACAGTGTTGGCCTGGAAACCGCTGTTACTCTGACCTATGAATTTCCAGAGTGGATGAAGGGACCTGGAGATCTATCACCTCCTCCAGTTGATGTTAGAGAAGATGGGGATGTGGAGCTCTTCATGTCGATCAGGATTGAGCTGCCAGCAACTAGGCTGATGGTTACGATCGGTAACGATGTGGTTGCCCGCTATCTGTTCCAGAGACGTGATAACTACACTGTTATCGGGTCCTCAAAGGGTGTAACCAGTGATAACACACGAACTTACCCGCCTCGAACTGATGTTAGCCTGTACGAGAAGACTGTTAATGTTAATGCATCACGTGTCCCTGGTGCTGATGGGTCGGGGTTCTGGGAAGGAATGCTGGCGCAGTGCATCGTCACGGCAAGCCAGCAATTCCTAACTAATGTCTGCGCAAATGAAGATGTAACTTTGGGGGGGAATGCTGCATTAGCCGAGAGGATGCCTCCAACTGATGGTTACATAGACAGTAGCGATGGGACAAACTCTTCTACAGCTTCTTCGCCTCACCCATGCGAGAAGGGGGATGAGCTATTCGAAAGTGGGATAATCCGTTTGGCAGAGGAACTGCCTGTGGCGCCTGCAGTGGCAAACAAGGCGTTAGCCATTG TTGAGGCCGAACCTGGGAGAAAGTCATATTCCATACTTGAATACATTACGAAGGGGAAAGAGAAAGTGTGCAATGAAAGCGAAGAAAAGAAGAAGCGAAGCTACAATAGCGGACCGCGTAGTCCGTTAATGTCTAACCCAAACTTTCCTGATCCTATTCCAGATGCAGACACGACAGATGAAG ATTCGGAAGAGGAAGCAGAGAAGCATCTTTTTGTTGGGCAGGTTTTCATGGACCGTACGGCTTTCAAGACTCACATGTCTCTCTACGCTTTGGCGAACAAGTTCCGGTTCTTGTGTCGTAGGTCTGAGCCTGGTAAAATGGTGCTGATATGTCGGGGGAGTGAGTGTAAGTGGAGAGTGTATGCCTCTAAGCTTCCGGGGTGTCCTCAGTTCCAAATAAAGAAACTGGATGAGGGACATACCTGCACTGTTGATGAGCGTGGTGATTTCAAGAGGCATGCGACTTCAAACCTAATTGGAGAAATGGTGAGGAACAAGTTTGGCAGTGGTGGTACTGGTCCAAGGCCAGGTGCACTTAGAGAGTTCATGCGAACTGACCATCACGTACCTATATCCTACTGGAAGGCCTGGAAATCGAGAGAGCTAGCCAAGGAGCGTGGACTTGGAAACACAGCGGATTCTTACAGAATGTTGCCTGCCTACTTGTCGCAGCTGGCAGTGGCAAACCCGGGTTCAGTGGTAGCCATCGAAACAGCTCCTTCAGAAGAGGATCTCAAGCGCTTCAAATATCTTTTCCTCTCTTTTGGTGCTTCTGCTAAGGGGTATCGTTACATGCGAAAAGTCATTGTTGTTGATGGGACACACCTTAAGGGGAAATACAATGGATGTCTTCTGAGTGCGAGTGCACAAGATGCCAATTATCAGATCTTTCCCATAGCTTTTGCTATAGTCGATGGAGAAAATGACCAGTCGTGGGGCTGGTTCTTCCAGAAACTATCATCCGTTGTATCTGATGGTTACGATCTCGTTTTCGTCTCGGATAGGCACCAGTCTATATATGCTGGTCTCCACAAG GTCTCTAACATGTGCGGGATTGACACAATATCGAACACTCGCAGGGGGTGCATTGGGGGGCTTGCTCATTTCAACTTTATCAGCAAGCGATTCGCTATCCCCCGAATCTGA